In Paenibacillus kyungheensis, the following are encoded in one genomic region:
- a CDS encoding Imm26 family immunity protein: MFEKAKYKAGDILVIPMKDNRLGICQVISALYDRFKKVFSFGVLCIREDQVYRSEQHNDRSSDDSSDLY; this comes from the coding sequence ATGTTTGAAAAAGCAAAATATAAAGCAGGCGATATTTTGGTCATTCCAATGAAAGACAATCGCTTGGGGATTTGTCAGGTTATTAGTGCTCTGTATGACCGATTTAAAAAGGTATTTTCATTTGGTGTACTCTGTATCCGAGAGGATCAAGTCTATCGCAGTGAGCAACATAACGACAGGTCGTCTGATGATTCCAGTGATCTGTATTAA